The Terriglobales bacterium region GCACGGCCACGGTGCCGTGGTCGGGCTTGCCGCCGTGGTAGCGCTCCTCGGTGCGCTCGATGCCGTGAGCCACGGCGTTGCGCACCAGGTGCACCAGGGGATCGGAGATCTGCTGGATGATGTTGTTATCGAGCTCGGTCTCGGCGCCCGCCAGGGTGAGATCCACGTGCTTGCCGGCGGCGTGGGCGGCATCGCGCACGGTGCGCGAGAGTCGGGTGTAGAGGTTGCCGATGGGCACCATGCGCGACTGCGTGATCTCGTCCTGCAGGCGGTGGGCCAGCTTGGTGAACTCGTCGATGTCGGAGTCCACCCGGCGCACGAAGCCGTCGAGCTGGGTGAGCACCTCGGTGATGTCGGCGGAGATCTCCGAGAGCGAGCGCGAGAGGATGTTGAACTCGTCGTAGCGGTCCATTTCCAGCTCGCTGAACTCGGCCAGGGAGGCGTCGTAGCTGTGGGTGTAGCTGGAGTAGCCGCCGCGGAAGGGATAGGGCTCGGCCGGCCGGGCCGCTGGCAGGGAGCGCCCGGTCAGGCTGCTGAACTCATACTTCTCCTGGAACTCGCCGATCTTGTCGGCCATGCGCGCCTTGGAAAAGTTGAGGACGTCGGCCAGGCGCTCCAGCTCGTTCAGGCGGCCCAGCATGCGGGTGCGGTTGATGACCAGTTCGCCCACCGCATTCATCATGCGGTCCAGGCGCTCCAGCGCGACGCGCACCGACTTGGACTGGGGCATGGCCGCCAATTCGCGCTTGCCGGGCAGGGCTTCGGCCAGCTCGGGCTCGGCGGCCATTTCGGCGGGAGCGGGCGCAGCCGCGGGCACTTCCGCCGGGAGCGCGGGCGCGACTTCGGCGGGCGCGGGCAGTGGAGCTTCCACGGCCGCTGCGACCGCTTCCGGCGGCGCGGCTGGAGGCGCCGCCACCGCTTCGGCGGCTTCCTGCGGAGCCAGGCGGGCGATGCGCAGCAGGAGCGAGCGCGTGCCCGCGCGCATGCCGGCTTCATCCGGCCACTGCCGGTAGAGGAACTTCTTGAGCGTGTCCACCGCCTCCAGGCAGATGTCCACGATGCCGGCGCTGGGGCGGAGCACGCCGTCGCGCAGCCGCCCGATCAGGTCCTCGGCGCGGTGGGCGACGTGGGCGATGCGGTGCAGCCCCACCTGCGCCGCCGCTCCCTTCAGCGTGTGCACGGCGCGGAAGAGCTTGTTGATGTCGGCGGCGTTGGGATTGGCCTCCAGCGAGAGCAGGCATTCGGTGACCACCTGGAGGTGCTCTTCGGCTTCGGGCACGAAGAACTCCAGGATCTCCTGGCCCACCTCGGCGTCCGGCGGCAATTCCTCGACCACCGGCTCGGGAGGCGGGGGCGGCGCCTCGACTTCGGCGGCGGCCGCCTCCGCGCCCTCGGGCGCGGCCTCCGCCGCCGGCGCCTGGAAGGCGAAGGGATACTTCTCCTTGAAGGCGTTGATCTCCTCCACCGCCTCCACCGCGTTGGCGCTGATGAGCAGCAGGTCGGACTCCAGCACGGCGATGGCTTCGGAGATGAACTCCACCAGGGGGCCGGAGGCCTCCGCGCCGATGGTGGCATTCATGGCGTACTGGAAGATGTGGGCGAGCTTGCCCGCCACCTCGGAGAAGAGCGGGTAGCCGTAGCTGGCGGAGGTGCCGGTGAGGGTGTGGGCGGAGATATAGAGGCGCTCGACGTCCTCGGGGACGGGATAGGGGTCCTGCAGGATGCCGGAGTACTCGCGCAGGAACTGCAGGTGCTCGGAGGCCTCCTGCAGGAAGACTTCGACGAATTCGCCGCCGGGCGCGCTCACGGCTTCTCCTGGGCCAGGGCGCCGGCCCTGGCGGCTACGCCCGTGGGGGGCTTGTGGTAGAGGATGGAGTCCTTGTGCACCACGGACTCGAATTTCACCGGCAGCTTGGCCACCGACTCGGCGTGCCCGAGGAAGAGGTAGCCGCCGGGCTCCAGGTAATCGTAGAAGCGCTGGATGAGCTGCGCGCGCCGCTCCTCGGAAAAGTAGATCATCACGTTCATGCAGAAGATGCAGTCGAAGCGCCCCATGTAGATGACTTGGGCGAGGTTCATGGGAGCGAAGGTGACCATGTTGCGGATCTTGGGCTTGACCATGAACTGGTCGCCCACGCGGGCGAAGTAGTTCTCGACGCGCGGCGGGGTGAGCACCTCGACGTCGCGGCGGGAGTAGACGCCGCGCTCGGCGCGCTGCAGGGCCTCCCGGCTGACGTCGGTGGCCAGGATGTGGATGTTCCAGGCCTCGGCCAGCTCGAAGGCGTCGGCGATGGTCATGGCGATGGAGTAGGGCTCCTCGCCGCTGGAGCAGCCCGCGCTCCAGATGCGCAGGGTGCGCGGACTCTCCCAGAACTTCTTCATGTGCAGCTCGGGCAGGATGCGCTTTTCCAGCGCCTCGAAGACCGAGGGATAGCGGAAGAAGGAGGTCTCCTGGGTGAGCAGCCGCTCCAGCAGGGCGTCGTACTCGACGTTGGAGTTGCGCAGCAGGCGCAGCAGATCGTGGCCGCGGGCCAGCTTCTTAGCGGCCATGTGCTCCTGCAGGCGGCCGAAGAAAAAACGCTCCCGCGAGGCATCGAAGAGGATGCCGGAGCGGCGCTCGATGAGGGCGCGGATCTCGCCCAGCTCGTGCTCCGTCAGAGTGCCGGAAGTGGCCTGCTTGTCGGGCATGACCCTGTCTCGCCGGCCGGCGCCCCGCGCTCAGGCGCTTGCGGGGACCGGCGCGGGCTAGCGCGCCGTGCTCGCCATCTCCACCCGCGACGGCGACGAGCCGGCGGCGGGGCTCACGCGGAACTGCGAGAGCGCCTCGTTCAACTGCTCCGAGAGCTTCACCATCTGCTCGACTGTGCGTGCCGTCTGGCGCGCCCCCTGCGAGGTCTGGCGGGTGATGTTGGAGATGATCTGCATGGCGTTGGCCACGCCCTCCGTCCCCCGCACCTGCTGCTTGGAGGCCAGGGAGATCTCCTGCACCAGCTCGGCCGACTGCCGCACCACCGAGGAGATGGCTTCCAGGGCTTTGCCGGCCTGGTCGGCCAGCCGCGCCCCGATCTCCACTTCCTTGGTGCCTTCCTCCATGACCACCACGGCTTCGTTCGTCTCCGCCTGGATGGCCTTGATGAGCGCGGCGATGTCCTTGGTGGCGTTGCGCGAGTGCTCGGCCAGCTTGCGCACCTCGTCGGCGACCACGGCGAAGCCGCGGCCGGCCTCGCCCGCGCGCGCCGCCTCGATGGCGGCGTTGAGCGCCAGCAGGTTGGTCTGCTCCGTGATGTCGTTGATCACGTTGATGATCTCCGAGATCTCCAGCGAGCGGTCGCCCAGCGACTTGATCTTCTTGGCGGTGGCCTGCACGGAAGCGCGGATGCGCTGCAT contains the following coding sequences:
- a CDS encoding protein-glutamate O-methyltransferase CheR — protein: MPDKQATSGTLTEHELGEIRALIERRSGILFDASRERFFFGRLQEHMAAKKLARGHDLLRLLRNSNVEYDALLERLLTQETSFFRYPSVFEALEKRILPELHMKKFWESPRTLRIWSAGCSSGEEPYSIAMTIADAFELAEAWNIHILATDVSREALQRAERGVYSRRDVEVLTPPRVENYFARVGDQFMVKPKIRNMVTFAPMNLAQVIYMGRFDCIFCMNVMIYFSEERRAQLIQRFYDYLEPGGYLFLGHAESVAKLPVKFESVVHKDSILYHKPPTGVAARAGALAQEKP
- a CDS encoding hybrid sensor histidine kinase/response regulator translates to MSAPGGEFVEVFLQEASEHLQFLREYSGILQDPYPVPEDVERLYISAHTLTGTSASYGYPLFSEVAGKLAHIFQYAMNATIGAEASGPLVEFISEAIAVLESDLLLISANAVEAVEEINAFKEKYPFAFQAPAAEAAPEGAEAAAAEVEAPPPPPEPVVEELPPDAEVGQEILEFFVPEAEEHLQVVTECLLSLEANPNAADINKLFRAVHTLKGAAAQVGLHRIAHVAHRAEDLIGRLRDGVLRPSAGIVDICLEAVDTLKKFLYRQWPDEAGMRAGTRSLLLRIARLAPQEAAEAVAAPPAAPPEAVAAAVEAPLPAPAEVAPALPAEVPAAAPAPAEMAAEPELAEALPGKRELAAMPQSKSVRVALERLDRMMNAVGELVINRTRMLGRLNELERLADVLNFSKARMADKIGEFQEKYEFSSLTGRSLPAARPAEPYPFRGGYSSYTHSYDASLAEFSELEMDRYDEFNILSRSLSEISADITEVLTQLDGFVRRVDSDIDEFTKLAHRLQDEITQSRMVPIGNLYTRLSRTVRDAAHAAGKHVDLTLAGAETELDNNIIQQISDPLVHLVRNAVAHGIERTEERYHGGKPDHGTVAVRAYHRGNHIYIEVEDDGRGIDYEKVRATAVEAGLVPAEDAERLGERELLEFLFHPGFSTAPRKTELAGRGVGLDVVKANLTALNGEIEIETQKGQGSRFTLKVPLTLIISQALFVRCNDSLFALPLAVVEEIRRLRDEDIEEVGGKLLTKVRDVVTEVVRLDTHLGLEPVKPVNGYYRMVIVNVAGRQVGVVVEEVLRKDEIVIKNLGEYLRNLKLFPGATIAPDGSLILLIDVNRLVAGEAIERRPLMTAATAARLFAPGAVAVAQGEIPAAAIDVVPTEKVVVLADDSISVRKFVGRMLEKAGYRVRLAADGLEALEIATQTLCDLVVTDLEMPRTNGYELIAHLQQNPETRKIPVMVVTSRAGAKHRDRAMREGASAFLTKPVQEDQFLAAVAELIGVAGTPKPEGAPVGSTEKQA